From one Caldithrix abyssi DSM 13497 genomic stretch:
- a CDS encoding TonB-dependent receptor, whose amino-acid sequence MFKKVLILLIVLAMPILVFAQSSGKIVGVVKDKQTGEPLAGVNVVLQNTMLGATTDIDGYYVILNVPVGTYNIEASYVGYRKVVVQNVRVSASTTTEQNFELEPTTLELEEQIVIVAERPLVEKHVTQSVSRVTTEEIEAMPIRGSNAIIALQPSVVLQDGNIHIRGGRAEDNGYYLDGAPTINPMNRVNAVHVIQEAIEEIQVLKGGYTAEFGDANAGIIRTELKTGGPEFHFSLDAQTDKFASEGEKFLGTYSYREHIIAATASGPITKNLRFFIAYENQDVGDNAKRFSSGYTFKYPDNLNNPLVDTNPRNPRNDPNNPAYHPDTLDAITYPDGYTPNNWYNRHSVNSTLLWDMQNFKVRLSGVYSFTKSFSYRAPMLNVFNTREQPYYNNNLLLSGKITHVLNPKTYYELTLSYYLTQGERHDDWFGTDWRSWRDSAKIADYTDGRVIYRSKWDPDYSYLINGFNFLRDGTLLAGYSKNKQTYLNAAFDMVSQITRNHEVKFGFNARQYTIRQYSISPGVMKEVDVYGSEEAVPDQVVAEWAGNVFGYDLWGNKEVDSGFDGAKKPVFAAAYIQDKIEYKDLIVNVGLRFDYFDTKDRKLKNPADVDIDKDNGIVKPDQWIDKDPFMYVTPRLGFSFPVSDRTVFYAQYGKFVQTNEFNDFYYSSYQYGRQIGGGYFYLTPVGFDMEPIRTTQYEVGFRQQFGQYAAIDIAGFYKNVKGEVTTDRITPVPGAEIQSYNILTNGDFSTTKGVEISFRLRRFNRLMAIMNYTYSDAEGTGSGQNSYISAVDRLSARPTQLNPLDYAQKHRGTVNLDYRFGKKDGGPVFEQFGINLLYSFNSGHPYTMVTSSGGQAGPYDSGVDYMIDTRSRRALEPINNSTTPWYHRFDLRVDKSFDVTDKLTVTLYARVYNLFNTKNVINVYQITGSAEDDGLLSGVIDPARARSFISAYGGEDYVKMYETINLENGQAYWHLIGRELYSTPRQIFFGLKLSF is encoded by the coding sequence ATGTTCAAAAAAGTGCTTATCTTACTAATCGTCTTAGCTATGCCAATACTGGTTTTTGCCCAATCTTCGGGTAAGATCGTAGGCGTAGTTAAAGACAAACAGACAGGTGAACCTCTTGCAGGCGTTAACGTAGTCCTTCAAAACACCATGCTTGGCGCTACTACCGACATCGATGGTTATTATGTGATCCTCAACGTACCTGTTGGAACTTACAATATCGAGGCCAGTTATGTAGGTTATCGCAAAGTTGTTGTTCAAAATGTGCGTGTTTCTGCAAGCACGACGACTGAACAAAACTTTGAATTAGAGCCGACAACGCTCGAGTTGGAAGAACAGATCGTTATTGTGGCTGAACGGCCGTTGGTAGAAAAGCATGTTACGCAGAGTGTTTCGAGGGTGACCACCGAAGAAATCGAGGCCATGCCGATTCGTGGATCGAACGCAATTATTGCCTTACAGCCCAGTGTGGTATTGCAAGATGGTAATATCCATATTCGTGGCGGACGTGCCGAAGACAATGGTTACTATCTGGATGGCGCGCCGACCATCAACCCGATGAACCGCGTGAATGCCGTTCATGTTATTCAAGAAGCTATTGAAGAAATTCAGGTATTAAAAGGCGGTTATACTGCTGAATTTGGCGATGCCAACGCTGGTATCATCCGTACAGAGTTGAAGACTGGCGGACCTGAATTCCATTTTTCTCTGGATGCTCAGACCGATAAGTTCGCTTCAGAAGGCGAAAAGTTCCTGGGCACCTATTCCTATCGCGAGCATATCATTGCCGCCACGGCAAGCGGTCCGATCACCAAAAATTTGCGTTTCTTTATTGCTTACGAAAATCAGGACGTGGGCGATAATGCAAAACGTTTTAGCAGCGGATATACTTTTAAGTATCCGGATAATTTAAATAATCCTCTGGTGGACACCAACCCGAGAAATCCGAGAAATGATCCCAATAATCCGGCCTATCATCCGGACACACTGGATGCGATTACCTATCCCGATGGTTACACGCCGAACAACTGGTACAACCGTCATTCGGTTAACAGCACCTTGTTGTGGGATATGCAGAATTTTAAAGTCCGTTTAAGCGGTGTTTATAGTTTTACAAAGAGCTTCTCCTATCGTGCGCCCATGTTAAATGTATTTAATACGCGCGAACAACCGTACTATAACAATAACTTGTTACTCAGCGGTAAAATTACCCATGTTTTAAATCCGAAAACTTACTATGAGTTAACATTAAGTTATTATCTGACTCAGGGCGAACGTCATGATGACTGGTTTGGCACCGACTGGCGCTCCTGGAGAGATAGCGCGAAAATTGCCGACTACACCGATGGTCGTGTAATTTATCGTAGCAAATGGGATCCGGACTATAGTTATCTGATTAATGGATTCAATTTCCTGCGTGATGGTACGTTGTTGGCCGGCTATAGCAAGAATAAACAAACTTACTTGAATGCCGCATTTGACATGGTTAGCCAGATCACGCGTAACCACGAAGTCAAGTTCGGTTTTAACGCCCGTCAGTACACCATTCGCCAGTATAGCATCAGCCCGGGTGTAATGAAGGAAGTTGATGTATATGGCAGCGAAGAGGCCGTACCGGATCAGGTTGTGGCCGAATGGGCAGGCAATGTGTTTGGTTATGATTTATGGGGAAATAAAGAAGTAGATTCTGGTTTTGACGGCGCAAAAAAACCGGTTTTTGCTGCGGCTTATATCCAGGATAAAATCGAATATAAAGACTTGATCGTTAATGTAGGTTTACGTTTTGATTATTTTGACACCAAAGATCGCAAGCTGAAAAATCCTGCCGATGTAGATATCGATAAGGATAACGGCATTGTAAAACCGGATCAATGGATCGACAAAGATCCGTTTATGTATGTTACCCCGCGTCTGGGCTTCTCCTTTCCGGTAAGCGATCGCACCGTATTTTATGCCCAGTACGGTAAGTTTGTCCAGACCAACGAGTTCAACGACTTTTATTACAGCTCTTATCAATATGGCCGTCAAATCGGTGGTGGTTATTTTTACCTGACGCCGGTTGGCTTTGATATGGAACCCATCCGCACCACTCAGTACGAAGTTGGTTTCCGTCAGCAGTTCGGTCAGTATGCGGCTATTGACATCGCCGGTTTTTACAAAAACGTAAAAGGCGAAGTTACTACCGATCGTATTACGCCAGTACCGGGCGCTGAGATTCAATCGTACAATATCCTGACCAATGGTGACTTCTCAACCACCAAAGGTGTTGAGATTAGTTTCCGTCTGCGTCGTTTTAATCGTTTAATGGCTATTATGAACTATACCTATTCGGATGCCGAAGGTACCGGTTCCGGCCAGAACTCTTACATTTCTGCCGTAGATCGTCTGTCGGCGCGTCCTACGCAGTTGAATCCATTGGATTATGCTCAAAAGCATCGTGGAACCGTTAACCTGGATTACCGCTTTGGTAAAAAAGACGGCGGTCCTGTTTTTGAACAATTTGGTATTAACTTGTTGTACTCTTTCAATAGCGGCCATCCTTACACGATGGTTACGAGCTCGGGCGGACAGGCTGGTCCGTATGACTCCGGCGTTGACTATATGATTGATACGCGTTCGCGTCGCGCTCTGGAACCGATTAACAATTCCACAACGCCATGGTATCATCGTTTCGATTTGCGTGTAGATAAATCGTTCGACGTGACCGATAAACTTACTGTAACCCTTTATGCTCGTGTTTACAACCTGTTTAACACCAAAAACGTAATTAATGTTTATCAGATTACAGGCAGCGCGGAAGACGATGGTCTGCTTTCCGGCGTAATCGACCCGGCCAGAGCTCGTTCTTTTATCAGCGCTTATGGCGGTGAAGATTATGTAAAGATGTACGAAACAATCAATCTGGAAAATGGCCAGGCTTATTGGCATCTGATTGGCCGTGAGTTGTACAGTACGCCGAGACAGATTTTCTTCGGTTTAAAGCTGAGCTTTTAA
- a CDS encoding PorV/PorQ family protein: MNKIKVLNGVIWIVLVLFLASLPVYAGDADRIGTAAGTQLLVPVGARDLAMAGSDIVFTTGVDAIYWNPAGLSNMEQKAAGMFSTVNIFGDIRVNYLAVGATMGKFGHIGFSIKAFDFGDIPLTTVEDMDGSTGRIFSPTFSTIAMTYSNKLTKTINVGITTKLVYESAPRVSGTAIAFDIGLQYQNLAGLEGVSFGIIAKNIGSNMEYRGTGLMTQTLIDGRTEFIRRGASSDQLPASLEMGLSYSYTVMPGNMLIVSGTFANNNVQNDDFRFGMEYNYKNFLALRAGYLYTMNTPSEEQLYTFSLGAGFQYKVGNTLIGLDYAFRDVQYFDANNMFTIRIGF; the protein is encoded by the coding sequence ATGAATAAAATAAAAGTGTTAAACGGTGTTATTTGGATCGTGCTGGTGCTCTTCCTTGCATCACTGCCTGTTTACGCTGGTGATGCAGACAGGATTGGTACGGCAGCAGGTACCCAATTACTGGTTCCAGTGGGCGCCAGAGACCTGGCCATGGCTGGTTCGGATATTGTGTTTACCACCGGGGTAGATGCAATTTACTGGAATCCTGCCGGTCTCTCCAATATGGAACAAAAAGCGGCCGGTATGTTCTCCACAGTAAATATCTTCGGCGATATTCGCGTCAACTATCTTGCTGTGGGCGCTACCATGGGCAAGTTCGGACATATTGGCTTCAGCATTAAGGCTTTCGATTTTGGCGATATTCCTCTGACGACCGTGGAAGATATGGACGGCAGCACGGGCCGCATCTTTTCGCCAACTTTCAGCACGATTGCCATGACCTATTCCAACAAGCTGACCAAAACCATTAATGTGGGTATTACCACCAAATTGGTTTACGAATCGGCTCCTCGTGTCAGCGGAACCGCTATCGCTTTTGATATCGGTTTACAGTACCAAAACCTGGCCGGTCTCGAAGGCGTTTCCTTCGGAATCATTGCCAAGAATATCGGTTCCAACATGGAGTACCGCGGTACCGGGTTGATGACGCAAACGTTGATCGACGGTAGAACGGAATTTATCAGACGTGGCGCTTCCAGCGATCAGTTGCCAGCCAGCCTGGAAATGGGCCTGAGCTACAGCTACACGGTTATGCCGGGCAACATGCTGATCGTTTCCGGAACGTTTGCTAACAATAATGTGCAGAACGATGATTTCCGCTTCGGTATGGAATACAATTACAAAAATTTCCTGGCCTTGCGTGCTGGCTACCTGTACACCATGAATACGCCTTCGGAAGAACAGCTTTACACATTCTCCCTGGGCGCAGGATTCCAGTACAAGGTTGGCAACACTTTGATTGGCCTGGATTATGCTTTCCGCGATGTGCAATACTTTGACGCGAATAATATGTTTACTATACGTATTGGCTTCTAA
- a CDS encoding T9SS type A sorting domain-containing protein gives MKKNLILALLLLTPALVMAKGPGKKIIKSMQTTEGIVSWQFLQNDYWLYWAGYKGLTAYDPYTGSAGGYFTRARLPVIYQEGFLWGGLFQGDSVETDTPRVGGIYYRIGTSPGGIIKIEDQLVVNEASKGIFKVHKNWLSLSDQYLKKELSIFLNMNEEDITDYMIEGLRDRYADHWKNWPVEWGAPFNDVNDNGIYDPIVDVQGYPVVEKGDYPGIAGADETMFMVVNDLNEANVRYLSGTPPIGLELQITLWNYQTNFLPLANAIFKRFVLVNKSDAVIDSMYIQHFVDPDIGYYKDDLVGCDSTLSLGFAYNGYAVDPEADKLGLIPPAIGLTLLQGPLVDAPGSTGMFNFKPVADSKNLKMTSFNALSRYHYPYGDPPMGDVTFALMTYNLMRGYLPTADIQHPAPFITGSGIRAGLPTKFPLSGDPVNDPEGMYGDVDGQGQNLEPGDRRFYINSGPFRMEPGDKQEFIFAWIGAQSNDHRQPISDIKDFAAIIQRFYENGFKDLDLMPATPQVKAEAIGQTVLLNWGWDTQSVEEIEQKVKNGFRFEGYNVYQLPDYYTTIEDPGAIKLATFDIDNNVKTIDGLKYDQEENRLIVSPLQVGRDSGIQRYFVVKRDSINRKPLYRGSTYYFAVTSYNYNPDLKNFPSLESNYQVIKVTIQGQKPGLRYQAEPEELIETTASQKTDVICQVKVVDPTLLTDHDYQISFTSVQDSLDPLHSKWFWHLKDLTSGQVLLKDIPVLIFEDEQNMADVVNDVAMADGLLVKVLAPAPGLKAIVQVADAEGPLKPDEYDEQGAPFQGNNVWHDPGSPNDENPFYISAGGGDGDLFSMTRNIENAREHDFEIRFTDQGGIFAWWYDANVYSEVPFEAWDVGPATYDDDSDDVRCLTGGYSGGGTVGIFDFAYTDPALGFPATDWIYIRVPINSRGSYETYYEDVTSGNYSYNWWSHSKEVLARIIICDMGGAGTLPPSGTVIRFVTKKGPTEDLTFNFQGPGKPEQSLALLKKDVEKINVFPNPYYAASSMEPDRFTHFVTFNHLPPHAIIRIFTLNGALVRKMEKRDDSQFFRWDLKNEKGWRVASGLYIVHIDMPELGKQKVLKLMVITGEEVLDYY, from the coding sequence ATGAAAAAAAACTTAATCCTTGCCCTTTTACTTTTAACGCCAGCGCTGGTCATGGCAAAAGGCCCTGGCAAAAAAATTATTAAGTCCATGCAAACAACGGAAGGCATCGTTTCCTGGCAATTTTTACAAAATGATTACTGGCTTTACTGGGCAGGATATAAAGGCCTGACGGCGTACGATCCGTATACCGGAAGCGCTGGTGGCTATTTTACGCGAGCGCGATTGCCCGTCATTTACCAGGAGGGGTTTTTGTGGGGCGGCCTTTTTCAGGGAGATTCTGTTGAAACAGATACGCCCCGCGTGGGTGGAATTTATTATCGAATTGGAACCAGCCCCGGAGGTATCATTAAAATAGAGGACCAATTAGTGGTAAATGAGGCCTCAAAGGGGATATTTAAAGTACATAAAAACTGGCTAAGTTTAAGCGACCAGTATCTGAAAAAGGAGTTAAGTATCTTTTTAAATATGAATGAGGAAGACATCACTGATTACATGATAGAAGGATTAAGAGATAGATATGCGGATCACTGGAAAAACTGGCCGGTGGAATGGGGAGCTCCCTTTAATGATGTGAATGACAACGGCATCTACGATCCGATTGTTGACGTTCAGGGATATCCCGTGGTAGAAAAGGGAGATTATCCGGGTATTGCCGGGGCAGATGAAACCATGTTTATGGTGGTGAATGATCTGAATGAGGCAAATGTTAGATATCTGTCCGGAACGCCCCCCATAGGTCTGGAATTACAAATTACATTGTGGAATTATCAAACTAATTTCTTGCCGTTGGCCAATGCCATTTTTAAACGCTTTGTGCTGGTCAATAAGTCCGATGCCGTCATTGATTCAATGTACATTCAACATTTTGTGGATCCAGATATTGGCTATTATAAAGATGATCTGGTAGGCTGTGACTCAACATTGAGTTTGGGATTTGCTTACAATGGTTACGCAGTGGATCCCGAAGCGGATAAATTAGGTTTAATTCCGCCGGCCATAGGCCTTACGCTGCTCCAGGGCCCGCTGGTAGATGCCCCGGGTAGTACGGGCATGTTCAATTTTAAGCCGGTTGCGGATAGCAAAAATCTGAAAATGACCTCGTTCAATGCGCTTAGCAGATATCATTATCCCTATGGCGACCCCCCAATGGGCGATGTCACTTTTGCGCTGATGACCTATAATTTAATGCGTGGTTATCTGCCAACGGCCGATATCCAGCACCCGGCGCCGTTTATCACTGGCAGCGGGATCAGGGCCGGCTTGCCCACTAAATTTCCCTTAAGCGGAGATCCGGTTAATGATCCGGAAGGGATGTACGGCGATGTAGATGGGCAGGGCCAAAATTTGGAGCCGGGCGATCGAAGATTTTACATCAATTCCGGGCCCTTTCGCATGGAGCCTGGCGATAAACAGGAATTTATTTTCGCCTGGATTGGAGCGCAGAGTAATGACCACCGGCAGCCCATTTCGGACATTAAAGATTTCGCTGCAATCATTCAACGATTTTATGAAAACGGTTTTAAAGATTTAGACCTGATGCCTGCCACGCCACAGGTTAAAGCGGAAGCGATCGGGCAAACGGTGTTGCTCAATTGGGGATGGGATACGCAAAGCGTCGAAGAGATCGAACAAAAAGTAAAAAACGGCTTTCGCTTTGAAGGTTACAATGTTTATCAGTTGCCAGATTACTATACTACAATTGAAGATCCTGGGGCCATAAAGCTGGCGACATTTGATATTGACAACAACGTAAAAACCATAGATGGTCTCAAATATGACCAGGAGGAGAATCGGTTAATTGTAAGCCCCCTGCAGGTTGGTCGGGATTCTGGCATTCAAAGATATTTTGTGGTAAAAAGGGACTCTATCAACCGAAAACCGTTGTATCGAGGATCGACTTATTACTTTGCCGTGACCAGTTATAACTACAATCCGGATTTAAAAAACTTTCCCTCTCTGGAATCCAATTATCAGGTGATCAAGGTGACCATTCAGGGGCAAAAACCGGGTCTGCGTTACCAGGCAGAACCGGAAGAATTAATTGAAACTACAGCATCGCAAAAAACAGATGTCATTTGCCAGGTGAAGGTAGTTGATCCAACTCTGTTGACGGATCATGATTACCAGATTTCTTTTACCTCTGTACAGGATTCGCTTGATCCTTTGCATAGTAAGTGGTTCTGGCATCTAAAGGATTTAACCAGCGGTCAAGTATTATTAAAAGACATTCCGGTTTTGATTTTTGAAGATGAGCAAAATATGGCAGATGTTGTCAACGATGTTGCGATGGCAGACGGCTTGCTTGTTAAAGTTTTAGCGCCAGCGCCGGGTCTTAAAGCCATTGTACAGGTGGCCGATGCAGAAGGGCCTTTAAAGCCGGATGAATATGATGAGCAGGGCGCGCCCTTTCAGGGTAACAATGTGTGGCACGATCCCGGTTCGCCAAATGATGAAAATCCGTTTTACATCAGCGCTGGCGGCGGGGATGGCGATCTATTCAGTATGACTCGAAATATTGAAAATGCCAGGGAACATGATTTTGAAATCCGTTTTACCGATCAGGGCGGCATTTTTGCCTGGTGGTACGATGCAAATGTTTACTCAGAAGTTCCTTTTGAAGCCTGGGACGTGGGGCCTGCAACCTATGATGATGACAGCGATGATGTGCGCTGTTTAACGGGAGGCTATTCAGGAGGCGGTACGGTCGGAATTTTTGATTTTGCCTACACAGATCCTGCTTTAGGTTTTCCGGCCACGGATTGGATTTATATCAGAGTGCCAATTAATTCTCGCGGAAGTTATGAGACATATTATGAAGATGTTACTTCCGGCAATTATAGTTACAATTGGTGGTCCCATTCAAAAGAAGTTCTGGCAAGGATTATTATTTGTGATATGGGGGGCGCTGGTACCTTGCCGCCATCCGGCACTGTGATTCGATTTGTTACCAAGAAAGGACCTACAGAAGACTTAACGTTTAATTTTCAGGGGCCGGGGAAACCGGAACAATCTTTAGCCTTGCTTAAAAAAGACGTGGAAAAGATTAACGTTTTCCCAAATCCATATTACGCGGCCAGCAGCATGGAGCCCGATCGTTTTACGCACTTTGTAACCTTTAACCATCTGCCGCCGCATGCCATTATTCGCATTTTTACTTTAAACGGCGCTCTGGTGCGCAAGATGGAAAAGCGGGACGACAGCCAGTTTTTCCGCTGGGATTTGAAGAACGAAAAGGGCTGGCGCGTGGCCAGCGGCCTGTACATCGTGCACATCGACATGCCGGAGCTGGGCAAACAGAAAGTTCTGAAATTGATGGTCATTACCGGAGAGGAGGTGCTTGATTATTATTAA
- a CDS encoding T9SS type A sorting domain-containing protein: MKIRIVFLLMFVLPFLLKAGRKFAEKKGAPVTDYNHFTIIENDMWRYWIDYQGSLGKHPLNTQGGFFTVNKVPVIFLDGFVWGGMVEDSTSTEPLDLLRVGGITYRAATIPGRIVENNGQLSVDPTFQRLFKVRKNWRTLSRAQLEDELRVVFQLKDEIIPEIMVSELRNWYADNWKNWPTDAGAPFNDVNGNGVYDPVLDENGYPLSDMGDYPGIAEADQVVWLVVNDLDQMRVEEVFDTPSIGLEVQITLWTYESDFLPLSQTVFERYVVVNKSDKTIENMYFSKFVDPDLGDYGNDLVGCDSTLNLGYVYNASFEDFEFKKYRMPPAVVGFGLLQGPVVQTGNPLDTAMVNFEQKTGYRNLPMSSFNYLAAGSDWGHPDYGIIEMAIFYYNLMRGYAPYPDLLNPLPVIFRSGPQKGQITRFPLSGDPVNDPTAQWGDIDGQGENLPPGDRRLMINVGPFTMKPHDRQEVIYAVTGGVGNDHRQGIVQLKSFNQILEDMIDRDLRPVNPEPPAPRVKASPFDEFVVLNWGWDVKNVEEIEKKVRHGYRFEGYNVYQLPDSQANLEDPRTVKLATFDRINGVYSIEGLRYLPDKRRYVRTVVQEGTDSGIQYYFIARGDSINGRPFYRGSTYYFAVTSYNYNPQSGDVAALESDYQLIKVTVQPAKPGNRYLAEPEESIEVTASHESDFQCQVQVVDPAALTGHQYQVYFTQDEDTTSETFGQWVWNLKDVTLSADVLKNQPIKTLEGNFFQQTKGNDFLIVDGLQVKVWQPPITLKAIVQVADAEGPLTEDEFDARGAPYGGNYVWQSLSSPNDANRFYLSGGEGGSLERIMTGLGNAMNHDFELRFTESGGYYLWWAEDSNQLAARVPFEAWDVGRGTYDDATDDIRCLTGGYSGGATPGVFDFAYQDPAFGFPATDWIDIRKPINEQGSYPVFAQDIESGVFSYSWWDNSVEILSGIIICDYGGAATLPPTNTVIRFITTKGPDENLTFTFNAPGKIENDPELMKKDVEKINVFPNPYYAASSMEPDRFTHFVTFNHLPPHAIIRIFTLNGALVRKLEKRDDSQFFRWDLKNEKGWRVASGLYIVHIDMPELGKQKVLKLMVITGEETLDYY, translated from the coding sequence ATGAAAATAAGAATTGTTTTTTTGTTGATGTTTGTTCTGCCATTTTTATTAAAAGCCGGCCGTAAGTTTGCTGAAAAAAAAGGCGCGCCCGTAACAGATTACAACCACTTTACCATTATCGAAAACGATATGTGGCGCTATTGGATTGATTACCAGGGTAGCCTGGGAAAACATCCATTAAACACGCAGGGCGGTTTTTTTACAGTGAATAAGGTGCCGGTGATTTTCCTCGACGGTTTTGTGTGGGGCGGCATGGTTGAGGATTCTACTTCCACGGAACCGCTGGACTTATTGCGCGTGGGCGGAATTACCTATCGGGCGGCAACCATTCCCGGTCGAATTGTGGAAAATAACGGTCAGCTGAGCGTTGATCCGACCTTTCAACGGCTGTTTAAGGTTCGGAAAAACTGGCGCACGCTAAGCCGCGCCCAGCTTGAAGATGAGTTAAGAGTTGTTTTTCAACTTAAAGACGAGATTATCCCGGAGATCATGGTTTCGGAACTAAGAAACTGGTACGCCGACAACTGGAAGAACTGGCCGACTGATGCCGGCGCGCCGTTCAACGATGTGAATGGCAATGGCGTTTACGATCCCGTGCTGGATGAAAACGGCTATCCTTTAAGCGATATGGGCGACTATCCCGGCATTGCCGAAGCCGATCAGGTCGTTTGGCTGGTGGTCAATGATCTTGATCAGATGCGAGTGGAGGAAGTTTTTGACACGCCCTCCATCGGGCTGGAAGTTCAAATTACGCTCTGGACCTACGAAAGCGATTTTTTGCCGCTTTCACAGACTGTTTTTGAACGTTATGTTGTTGTTAATAAATCCGACAAAACGATTGAAAACATGTATTTTAGCAAGTTTGTCGATCCGGATCTCGGAGATTATGGCAATGATCTGGTGGGCTGTGATTCAACGTTGAATCTGGGTTATGTTTACAATGCTTCCTTTGAAGATTTCGAATTTAAAAAATACAGGATGCCGCCGGCGGTGGTGGGCTTTGGCCTGTTGCAGGGCCCTGTGGTTCAAACGGGTAACCCGCTGGATACGGCAATGGTTAATTTTGAACAAAAAACGGGCTATCGTAATTTGCCCATGAGCAGCTTCAATTACCTGGCAGCCGGTAGCGATTGGGGACATCCGGACTATGGCATAATTGAAATGGCCATCTTTTATTACAATCTAATGCGCGGCTACGCTCCCTATCCAGACTTGTTAAATCCCCTACCTGTGATCTTTCGAAGCGGGCCGCAAAAGGGCCAGATTACGCGATTTCCGCTCAGCGGCGATCCGGTAAACGATCCCACGGCACAGTGGGGCGACATTGACGGTCAGGGCGAAAACCTTCCGCCGGGCGATCGCCGTTTGATGATCAATGTTGGGCCGTTCACCATGAAACCGCATGACCGTCAGGAAGTGATTTACGCGGTGACAGGCGGCGTTGGTAACGATCATCGCCAGGGCATTGTTCAATTGAAATCGTTTAATCAAATTTTAGAAGATATGATCGATCGGGACTTAAGGCCTGTTAATCCCGAACCTCCGGCGCCGCGCGTTAAGGCCTCGCCCTTTGATGAGTTTGTGGTGCTAAACTGGGGCTGGGATGTGAAAAACGTGGAAGAAATCGAGAAAAAAGTTCGCCACGGCTATCGCTTTGAGGGATACAATGTTTATCAGTTGCCCGATTCGCAGGCCAACCTGGAAGATCCGCGTACGGTAAAGCTGGCAACGTTTGATCGCATCAATGGCGTTTATTCTATAGAAGGGCTACGCTATCTGCCAGATAAACGACGATATGTCAGAACCGTGGTTCAGGAAGGAACGGATTCCGGCATCCAATATTATTTTATTGCCCGCGGCGATTCCATCAATGGCCGCCCCTTTTACCGCGGCTCTACCTATTACTTTGCCGTGACCAGCTATAACTACAATCCGCAATCCGGAGATGTGGCCGCCCTGGAATCGGACTATCAGTTGATTAAAGTCACCGTCCAGCCCGCCAAACCTGGCAACCGCTATCTGGCGGAACCCGAAGAGAGCATAGAGGTGACGGCCTCGCACGAAAGCGATTTTCAATGCCAGGTTCAGGTTGTCGATCCTGCTGCGCTTACCGGGCATCAATATCAGGTTTATTTCACGCAGGATGAAGATACCACTTCGGAAACATTTGGCCAATGGGTGTGGAATTTAAAAGACGTAACCCTCAGTGCGGATGTTTTGAAAAATCAACCGATCAAAACTTTGGAGGGTAATTTTTTTCAGCAAACAAAGGGAAATGATTTTTTAATCGTCGATGGCTTGCAGGTAAAGGTGTGGCAACCGCCCATTACTTTAAAAGCCATTGTACAGGTGGCCGACGCCGAAGGCCCTTTAACCGAAGATGAGTTCGATGCCCGGGGCGCCCCGTATGGCGGGAACTATGTGTGGCAGAGTCTCAGCTCGCCCAATGACGCCAATCGCTTTTACCTGAGCGGAGGAGAAGGGGGAAGCCTTGAGCGGATCATGACCGGACTGGGCAATGCCATGAACCATGATTTTGAATTGCGCTTTACTGAAAGCGGTGGTTACTATTTGTGGTGGGCAGAAGACAGCAACCAGCTTGCGGCGCGTGTTCCGTTTGAAGCCTGGGATGTGGGCCGGGGAACGTATGACGATGCTACCGACGATATCCGCTGTTTAACGGGCGGTTATTCGGGCGGAGCAACGCCCGGCGTTTTCGATTTTGCCTATCAGGACCCTGCTTTCGGTTTTCCGGCAACGGATTGGATCGATATTCGCAAACCAATAAATGAACAGGGGAGTTACCCGGTATTTGCGCAGGATATCGAAAGCGGCGTTTTTAGTTACAGTTGGTGGGATAACAGTGTGGAAATTTTGTCAGGCATCATCATTTGTGATTATGGCGGCGCGGCCACCTTACCGCCAACCAATACGGTGATCCGTTTTATCACCACCAAAGGCCCGGATGAAAATTTGACTTTTACCTTTAACGCGCCAGGCAAAATCGAAAATGATCCGGAATTGATGAAAAAAGACGTGGAAAAAATTAACGTTTTTCCCAATCCATATTACGCGGCCAGCAGCATGGAACCCGATCGTTTTACGCACTTTGTAACCTTTAACCATCTGCCGCCGCATGCCATCATTCGCATTTTTACATTAAACGGCGCTCTGGTGCGCAAGCTGGAAAAGCGGGACGACAGCCAGTTTTTCCGTTGGGATTTGAAGAACGAAAAGGGCTGGCGCGTGGCCAGCGGCCTGTACATCGTGCATATCGACATGCCGGAGCTGGGCAAACAGAAAGTTCTGAAATTGATGGTCATTACAGGAGAGGAGACGCTGGATTATTATTAA